Proteins encoded by one window of Hyla sarda isolate aHylSar1 chromosome 13, aHylSar1.hap1, whole genome shotgun sequence:
- the LOC130297614 gene encoding uncharacterized protein LOC130297614, translated as MDFRAKEASWLEQANLLFSGTAIASNDPDQCNIRELKQSLRNLSHRQMKTWWNRASLENYLHKHLIPRGLRVQIFPSFGLDQEVYVKKWEEACNTCSRTLMMIIMEHNTQVLMELGIQIEKTETDIAAILPNNDYPSFKQDLEESQTIWEKQIKATKSKKFLRDSNDFSNNKVYKWKRGPVERRQRSPSVSSSVSTGVESVASSRSSARNAQYDGRRRNYRNKANTRNERQERVNTRSNDTNRKLPLLIASQR; from the exons ATGGACTTTCGGGCTAAGGAAGCTTCTTGGTTGGAGCAGGCTAATCTTTTATTCTCTGGGACAGCGATAGCCAGTAATGATCCGGATCAGTGCAATATTAGAGAACTGAAACAATCTCTAAGGAATCTATCACACCGACAGATGAAGACCTGGTGGAACCGGGCCTCTTTGGAGAACTACCTACATAAACATCTAATACCTCGAGGACTACGAGTACAGATTTTTCCCTCTTTTGGCCTTGACCAAGAAGTCTATGTTAAGAAGTGGGAAGAGGCATGCAATACTTGTTCCAGGACACTCATGATGATCATCATGGAACATAATACACAGGTACTCATGGAGCTAGGTATACAAATTGAGAAGACAGAGACAGATATTGCTGCCATCCTGCCAAATAATGACTACCCATCATTCAAGCAAGACTTGGAGGAATCCCAAACCATCTGGGAAAAACAAATTAAGGCtacaaaatcaaaaaaattcTTAAGAGACTCTAATGACTTCTCTAATAACAAGGTGTATAAGTGGAAACGGGGTCCAGTGGAGAGACGACAAAGATCACCTTCAGTCTCATCATCCGTTTCCACAGGAGTGGAATCTGTGGCGTCATCCAGGTCCTCTGCGAGAAATGCACAATATGATGGGAGACGACGCAACTACCGCAACAAAGCAAACACAAGAAATGAAAGGCAGGAGAGAGTCAACACCAGGAGCAACGATACTAACCGTAAG CTGCCTCTTTTGATTGCTTCACAGCGGTAA
- the LOC130297613 gene encoding uncharacterized protein LOC130297613 isoform X2 has product MYCLMLTKMGISQQMCIAKKPLPILFFTLPLLTPMHLSPISRQVSSCESDGFVPRMNTLKNRLMIYLYAFRNGDIMKGISPEAMHELRIHYEAICLPSPKRKREMTREFRRRIREHVLGIEAAKEEIDLQKLKTIPRHFRQYHDCNSTLFKGFKIGLVSKRVWKFEESIDDHQQQSTCHFIE; this is encoded by the exons ATGTATTGTTTGATGTTGACCAAGATGGGTATATCTCAACAGATGTGTATCGCAAAAAAACCTCTACCAATACTCTTCTTCACGCTTCCTCTTCTCACCCCCATGCACTTGTCTCCAATATCCCGACAGGTCAGTTCCTGCGAATCCGACGGATTTGTTCCACGGATGAACACTTTGAAAAACAGGCTAATGATCTATCTCTACGCTTTCAGGAACGGGGATATCATGAAAGGGATATCACCAGAGGCTATGCACGAGCTAAGGATACACTACGAGGCAATCTGCTTACCCAgtccaaaaagaaaaagggaaatgACCAG GGAATTCCGTCGGAGAATACGGGAACATGTCCTAGGAATTGAAGCAGCCAAGGAGGAAATAGATCTACAGAAGCTAAAAACCATACCCCGCCACTTTCGTCAGTACCATGATTGCAACAGTACCCTCTTCAAG GGTTTCAAAATTGGTCTCGTATCCAAAAGAGTCTGGAAATTTGAAGAGAGCATTGATGACCATCAGCAGCAAAGCACTTGTCACTTTATTGAGTAG
- the LOC130297613 gene encoding uncharacterized protein LOC130297613 isoform X3, protein MCIAKKPLPILFFTLPLLTPMHLSPISRQVSSCESDGFVPRMNTLKNRLMIYLYAFRNGDIMKGISPEAMHELRIHYEAICLPSPKRKREMTREFRRRIREHVLGIEAAKEEIDLQKLKTIPRHFRQYHDCNSTLFKGFKIGLVSKRVWKFEESIDDHQQQSTCHFIE, encoded by the exons ATGTGTATCGCAAAAAAACCTCTACCAATACTCTTCTTCACGCTTCCTCTTCTCACCCCCATGCACTTGTCTCCAATATCCCGACAGGTCAGTTCCTGCGAATCCGACGGATTTGTTCCACGGATGAACACTTTGAAAAACAGGCTAATGATCTATCTCTACGCTTTCAGGAACGGGGATATCATGAAAGGGATATCACCAGAGGCTATGCACGAGCTAAGGATACACTACGAGGCAATCTGCTTACCCAgtccaaaaagaaaaagggaaatgACCAG GGAATTCCGTCGGAGAATACGGGAACATGTCCTAGGAATTGAAGCAGCCAAGGAGGAAATAGATCTACAGAAGCTAAAAACCATACCCCGCCACTTTCGTCAGTACCATGATTGCAACAGTACCCTCTTCAAG GGTTTCAAAATTGGTCTCGTATCCAAAAGAGTCTGGAAATTTGAAGAGAGCATTGATGACCATCAGCAGCAAAGCACTTGTCACTTTATTGAGTAG
- the LOC130297613 gene encoding uncharacterized protein LOC130297613 isoform X4: MNTLKNRLMIYLYAFRNGDIMKGISPEAMHELRIHYEAICLPSPKRKREMTREFRRRIREHVLGIEAAKEEIDLQKLKTIPRHFRQYHDCNSTLFKGFKIGLVSKRVWKFEESIDDHQQQSTCHFIE; encoded by the exons ATGAACACTTTGAAAAACAGGCTAATGATCTATCTCTACGCTTTCAGGAACGGGGATATCATGAAAGGGATATCACCAGAGGCTATGCACGAGCTAAGGATACACTACGAGGCAATCTGCTTACCCAgtccaaaaagaaaaagggaaatgACCAG GGAATTCCGTCGGAGAATACGGGAACATGTCCTAGGAATTGAAGCAGCCAAGGAGGAAATAGATCTACAGAAGCTAAAAACCATACCCCGCCACTTTCGTCAGTACCATGATTGCAACAGTACCCTCTTCAAG GGTTTCAAAATTGGTCTCGTATCCAAAAGAGTCTGGAAATTTGAAGAGAGCATTGATGACCATCAGCAGCAAAGCACTTGTCACTTTATTGAGTAG